TAGAaaaaccatctttaagagtgtaaaatcacacacacgcacagcctTGTGCCTAAAATGATATCTAATGCTGGACGGATGTTGAAGCCAAATGATTTCatccaaataaaaacacaaacacattagaTTGAAGGGAAATGAACAGGTATGAGTTTAGTGGTTGGTTCTAACCGTTAACTCATAGCCGGACAGAGAAGCGCATGTTCCTGACTCGGGAGGAAATACAGTAGCAGACAGAGGATGAAGGCCGGTTGTGTTTACCTGCTGCGGCTGCGGCTAAAGCTCCTCCTGCGGGGCGATCTGGGGGGGAGAAgagggacgagagagagagagaatgagtgagcaACAGAGGGACACAGCTAACATCAGCCTTTTAACCTCATCCTGCCAGAAAACACCTGCACTCGCCACTCGCTCTCAGCACGGCCGCGCTACGGGCCGGAGAGCCGctaggaagggagggaggggaggaaatttgaccaggggtggtGAGAGCACCCCGTACAGCAGAGGGTTGGTCAATAACGGCAGTTTTAGAGGGATTTACAAACAGGAAACTGCAGCACCGTTCTCCAGACACAGTCTAAACCGAGTGCCAGACTGAGGAGGGCTCTAAAACAGAGCTGCAGGGAGTCTGAACCAAGTCATCGAATAATCACAAGGATCACGTAACTGACACTGACGCACTGCAGGCGCTCCATCAGGCTCCTGACCCAAAcggtcattctgacagactgtaatgcattacaggaagcatagggggcagTGTgagctttttttaaagttttgctGCATGGTAAATCGACTGGCGCACAGATATAACCTGATTTTAGTCGCGCTGTCAATTAGACAGTCAATAACAGCCCTAATTTAAAATAGAGCCCACCCAAAAGCACGGCTAAGGCCGGGCTTAATCTGTGTCTGGACAACCGGGCACAACTGATACGCCAATTGGGGGGCAGATACGGGGATAAGGAGGGGGCTGCATTCTCTCTGAACTGCTAAAGCAATTTATGCAGTTTTTGTGGAAACTGAGGAATCTTCGTTACTGcggcacagaaaaaaaaaagcaaagacaaCTCAGCAAAAAACCATCATAACGCAGTCAATGAGAGAGCACAGAGCGCTGAGGCACAAtgctcaaaaggagaaacattATGTAGCCTGTTGGGAGTTTAAAAGGAGAGAGCTCCTTCAGACTCTTCAAACGAACAGCCTCGCTCAGGAGCCATCCCCCTTTAAACCGTTTCATACCAACCCTTGAATTTCtggattaaaaatggaaaaaaggcaCCTTTTTCAACCTGTCTCTTCATTTTTTACAACTGTATTCAGCATCAAACTGTATGAAGCAGGAAAAACTTACTAGTCTTTTGGTTTTCAACAAGCTAGAAATGGCGAAGGGGAGGCGGAGTGCCGGCCGGGGAGGCGGGACTTGGCGGAAAAGGGCAGGCCAGATGCTGCCAGCTGATTAGTTGGCTTGTGGATGGGGGCTGGCTGTAGTGGATTTTTCCTGCTTTTATTGGTTAGCCGAAGGCTGTTGCTGGTGGGTTGTAGTGTAGACATTTGGGAACGTAAAACACGCTGATTGGTCAGGAATGTGAGGTGGGCCGCTGCTGATTGGGTGTTAAggttggaggaggaggagctgagAACGGCATGCTCAGGAACCAATGGGCTGGGCTGGTGCGACCTGACGGTTGGCCATGCCTGGGTCATGTGACACGAACCCAGCCAGCTGATTGGGGCACGCTGGTCACATGATGCTGAAAGAGGACTAGTTGACTGAGGTTGGTGAGAAGAGGCATGGTGGTGACTCTGCAACGgggttcatttttattaatatagatgataaaaggaaaagtaaataaaaaacaacctttattaaatgaaacaaaaaattgcATTTCAAATCATCACTAGCCCCCCCAACTGAGAGACTGAGAACAGCTAGCATCACAATAATTGCCTGCCGACTACTCTGGAGCAATTAACACTGCTAAGCAAGTAATAAACCACCTCCAAAACTACTGTGATGCGCAAAAGCAAGGCATTGTTAAGAGCTATTACCCAAAGAAGACCATTAACACCTGAAACAAACCTAGCCTGGGGTATTTAAGCCACTGATACCCTGACAGTCTCAattttaaatgatcaaatgaTCAACAAATGGCAAGTgaggatgaaaaagaaaaaaaactgcatgcCATCTGAAACAGAGTCAAAAACAGCTCGTGCAGAAAGATCAGGAACAGCTCGGAGGGAGCAGCGGCTTTAATGGTTTGGATGGTTATACTGGGGGAGGGGCAGAAACCGATTAGTTATTCATCTCTGATAGAGATTACACTTCACACAGGTGTGCAGGGGGCGGAGTTACCTGCGCCTGGGAGGCGGGCTGCGGCGTCGGTAATCGTCACGCGGGCGGCGGCTCCAGGAGGGGGGCGGGCCTCGGTTACGCGAGCGCTTTTCGCCATTGGACATCTCGACCCTCACGCGGCAGCCGCACAGAGTCCTGCATTACAGTGAACAGACATCAGACCGAGCTGGACACCTCCTGCGTCACTGGACACAAACTACGACAAACAATGAGACATTTCTAAAACAGTAAATGACAAATAGTGAATGATATCAAATCTGATCTGATCCATAAACTCGCTGCTGCGGGAAGGAAACCTGCACTGTCGGCTAATCTGAAGTGACTAGGCTTACAGTGCATATTAACATCAATCCAGTGTTCAGTAAAATCAGCAGATGTGTAGAATGTGTACGATGTGTTTATTGAtaatgttggaacaaaacctcacctccccatttttggagtttttgCAGGTGGTCATCATTTGAAAGTGCCCGTTcttttctttatgaaatttgcacacaatgtatggaccaaaagaagtgcCTGgatccactgacttccattaaaagtgcaaTAGGTTTtccctttctcctgtaaagttaacgtTTTGGGcatacgaggttttctcccgacagcagtgatgtgctgGTGTGCGCCTGAATGGCTAGACCCCCACCTCCCCCCACAGACAGTAAAGGGCACACAGAGCGCCACCTAGCGTCATGAGGTAGCACCAATTGAAGGCTTTGCTGCCAAAACCACGCTGGGAAGCAGAActaacgttaaaaaaaaaaaaaaaaaacaaaaaaaacaaatattacaaattagATGCATTTCAAAATTTGATATTGATGATCGTTTCAAGCAGACAAGCACTGAACCATCTTCCCGAGAATCTGTACTGCTCCAAGCGAACTTCCCGTAAAACACGAAGCCTTTTCAGGTGGACATGCTGCACCTCGCCACGCCCAGACGAAAGCATTCAGGAACCAGCCTGGCGGGTCATTTGCATAGTGGCATGAATGCAGCGCGGCTTCATGCTTTCCTTCTTCAAATAGCCGCGTTTACGCCCTTCGCCTTTCGGCAACACCCTGCCTCTACTCTCACTGATCAACCCCAGACGTGCACATCCGCCTCACCTGCCGTCCAGTTCTCTGACTGCGTCTGTAGCGTCACGAGGGTCCTCGAATTCTACGAACGCAAAGCCTGGGGGGTTCCTGGCCACCCAGACGCTGCGCAGCGGGCCGTAGTACCCAAACGCCCTCTCCAGCTCTGATTTATTACCGTTGTTCCCCAGGTTCCCCACGTACACCTTGCAGTCCAGTGGACAGTCTCTATGCATGCCGGGATCTGGAGACGGAGAGAATAAACGAAAAGAAAAGATCAGAGAGAAGCGGAGACTGAGGCTAGAAACGCCGACTTGCCTTTAGATTAACCAACGGAGAGATTAGCTCCCAGGACAGCGGGGATaaaagactaggcttaatcttaATCTGGACTCATTTATAGGACATTAAGATTTGGCTTCAGTTTAAGGACTGAAAGTGAAAAGTAACAGCCAGTAAACTTCGCCGAGGAGAAAACCACACTGCTAATAAAAACTCTAGGCCATTAGAATTTAGGAACTCAAATTTagctttataaatataaaatgtgtgtaggTTTTTGGTAAATCGCCCTTTAGCAGCCCCAAGCCAGGTAAATGTGCGATCTGCATGTCAGCCCACATGGAAACAGGAAGCCAATACATGGTAGATGTTTGAATAACGGCAAAACGCTGAGACGCTCGCAAAGAGGCCCCAAAGATTAATCAGAATAAAACGCACCGCaagaagacaaaaataaataaataaaataaaatacgtACAAAACGGTTAGACTAAAACCAGCGCTATATTAGTAATAAATTagtctgggctggtttatgtttatgaacagacgcctacagatcaacatagtaaaggagctcatctgtgatcctgagtttaaagccagtttttattcaacttaaacttggaactaagttgtaaataaatctgaaactttgcttgtgtgtaaaaagtgatttcagagccactcggttctccctgatggaaactgtttaccttcagtgtttctgatcattttaatagacgtcagcgtcactaattaatgacgttctattaaaagactggtttaccaagagagacgctggaggactttcacctgaaatgagttcatgaagccagtctgcttataaaaatgataacaggacatcagagccagaattactcttttagtacttttactttatacttaagtacatttgaagggaaatactttagtacttttactcaagtggaggtctaaagggaggaacttctacttttactggagtgatattttaccttgggggtaaagtttttgtgtacttcgtccagcacTCAAGGACAGATAAacaggctgaatgaataatgaTTATAAGCATTACTCAAACACATCCACAAATAAATATTCCCAACAGGAGCTGGAAACGGCACTGCAAGCTGTTCCAGGCCACAAGAGAGCAATAACTTGGTACACAAATCAGAGATAAAACGGATTAGTATGCAAAAGTATGAAAATGGTGTTTACCTCCCATTTCAACAGGCCTCGACTCTCTAAACACACACCGATACTCTGGAAAACACGAATCGGCCGCTGAAAGAAGAAACTGTGATTAGATTTTCATGCAACACAACACTgtaagaaagagaggaagagaaaaacgACTTTATAAAGAACTCTACGCATTTCGCTCTGCATTCAGACCGCGTGGCGGcattcggctgacgctcttgtgaaggtggtgttgggagtcttgcccaaggactcttactggtatagtgtggggtggttacccaggcggggcactgaaccccagtctacagcagagAAGGCCGGGGTTTTATccactacactagccaaccCCTCCCAGCCTGTGTAAAGCTGCAGCGATGGGCTTCACAACTTGTCTGCTTTCTCTGATGAGCATCAGCTTCATGCGCCTGGTGTGGACCTGCATTCAGCTCTTCACACACCCCCATCACGACCCACAGGGAGGCGAAGCTGAAGGGGGCGAGCCAGGGGCCCAACACCAGCCGACGGGTCATTTCCCTAATGAAATAAATCCTCTTAAGCTTCCAGAATCTGCTGCTGTGGGTTTAAACCCGAGCGCACACTCCTGGGTCCATTTAACCCCCGTGTTTGACAGCTTACTGTAACACACAGACCCGCATTAAGAACCAGGCCCGCGCGGTCTTAACCTCCCACTAACCAAACTAAACGGACACGAACGGACACGAGCTCCTGTTTTCGGACGCGACGCGCGTATAATGACCAAAACACTCGTAAAGCACCGCTTCACTGCGGGTTTTACTCAACTAGCGCAGCCACGAACGAAGCCGTTCTCAGTcgaattctccgttccaccttaaaaggcgCGGCACTGCAGTCTGGCGCCGACACATGGCACAACGCAGCAgccgcgccatttaaggtggaacggaaaaattgcCGAAGACGCCGAACTCGGCCTCGTCCGCCTTTGTTAGCCACCAGCTCAAAATGGCGCAGGGGAACGGAGGGAGCAGCGGGACCCCAAACACGGAGCATCTCAGCCCGAAAAGGGGGGTTTAATTATCCCGAAAGCACCCGGTTCGCGGCGAAACCCGCAGCGGACGGGGTTAGACGCGCGCCGAGGCGCTTATCAGCGGTTATGGAAGTAGCCGTGCAGCTATGCTAAGCTAACAGCTCTGAAATGGCTGCGCCTGCCAGAATGACCCCGAAACGGTCTTTAAGCCGACCTACCGCGAAGCAAACACGCCGCAGCGAGACGGATCCGGCAGCCTAGACGCGCACAGCTCCGCGGAAAAGGGACGGGAGTGTATTTACCGTGTTTCAGTCCGTCCGAACCGCCGCTCTTCGCTCCCTGCGCTAATCGACTTTCGGCCCTGAAATGGCGAAGCAGAAATTGGCGCCGCCT
This genomic interval from Pygocentrus nattereri isolate fPygNat1 chromosome 21, fPygNat1.pri, whole genome shotgun sequence contains the following:
- the srsf3b gene encoding serine/arginine-rich splicing factor 3b, with protein sequence MGDPGMHRDCPLDCKVYVGNLGNNGNKSELERAFGYYGPLRSVWVARNPPGFAFVEFEDPRDATDAVRELDGRTLCGCRVRVEMSNGEKRSRNRGPPPSWSRRPRDDYRRRSPPPRRRSPRRRSFSRSRSRSFSRDRRRERSLSRDRNHKPSRSFSRSRSRSRSNDRR